The following DNA comes from Candidatus Zixiibacteriota bacterium.
CGATGCAGTCCGTTGACAAGGTCGGCCGGACGCTGCCTTGTCTGTTGGAGCGGCGCGACGGCACCGGCTCCTGGGTTGGACGCTCGATTCACGATGCCCCGGAGATCGACGGTCATGTTACGGTCGCGGCGGCGCACGTCACCGGCCCCGGGATCTATCACGTGGAAATCGACTCTGCCCAAGGTGTGGATCTGGCGGGACGAATCGTACACTCGCGAGGGGCTGCCTCTCTGCGGGATCATCCACCGGGGAGGCCCGCGTGAGAAGACGGCTTCTGATCGTGCGACGGCGCGGCATGAGCATTGGCTGGCCCATGGCCGCTGCGCTCGTGGCCGCGTGGGTCTTGCCTCTGGTGGGTTTCGTCCATCTGGCGCGCCAGAATGTGGCGCTCACCGAGACTCTGAGGCAGCAAAGAGCGGAGTTTGAACGCCAGAATGACGAGATTACCCGCCTGCGGGAGCGGCTGCGCATCTTGGAGGCGATCGAGGATCTGCAGACCCGGCTATCCCCGGATGAAGCCGCCCACTTGGCCCGCCATGTCTACGACTACAGCCGGCGCCACCGGATCGATCCTCTGTTATTGCTGGCGATGATCGATGTCGAGTCGAGTTTCCGGACCCGCAGCATGTCGGTGATGGGCGCCCGGGGGTTGTTGCAGCTCCTTCCCTCGACCGGACGCGCCGTCGCGGCCCGCCTCGGTCAGGACTGGCCGGGCGACGATGGTCTCTTCGAGCCCGAGTTCAATCTCCGGTTGGCCGCCACGTATTTATCTGATTTGATCGATGATTTTGGGAGTGTGGAAAAGGCGCTGGTGGCGTACAATCACGGCGAGGGGGCGGTCCGACTGCGACTGTCGACCGGCGAACCGCTGCCGACCGGGTATGTTCAACGCGTCCTGGCCACCTACCACTGGCTCCAGTTCCGCCATGCTTCGCTGCCGCTCTGCCGCAACGCCAACACACAGGACCCGTAGAGTCCCCGTTCATCTCGGACTGCTGGTTCTCCTTCATCTGATCTTCGTCGCTCGTTGTCTCGCATCCGCGGATTCCGCGGTGGTGACTCCGACGCACGCCGATTTCGTCCGCAACGCCATCCGGGTCACCACGCAGAACGTGTACTCGGAGTTTCCCTACCGCCGGGGCAAGCCGCTGAGCATCGTCCCGGATGGCGAACAGCCGGAGGCGGCACTCTGGTTTGAAGCGGCCTCAACCCACGAGCTGTATACCAAGGGGATGTTGGTTCGTCAGCAACAGATGAATGACACGGCCGACGACGGTGGAAGCTGGCTGTTACGCTATCGCCTGTCGACCTGTCGATTGGAGTTGAGCGATCCCCATCACGACGGCTTTCTGGGACACATCTGGTTGAAACGGACCGTCACGATCGGTCTGTCGGTGAGTCTCTGGGATACGTCCGGCAGCGAGATGCTCTGGACAAACACGGCCGACACAACGTTTGAGGATCGGATCCCCAAGCGAATGCTGCCGACGTTGGCCGATCCCTCGGTCGATGTTCTCTCGCCGGAAGCGCCGAGCACGGCTTGGGAGCGGGCCGCGGCTCCGGCGTTGAGCGCTGCTGCCGCAGCCGGCGTGCTCGCCGTCCTCTTCCTGGTTGTTCGTTGACTCATTGCCGTCCTCATGGGACACACGCCGATCTTCGCACTTGGCCCCGGGACCCGATCCCAGTAAGTTCACCGCCATGATCGGGCCGATGAGTACTTGGAGACGGACAGCTGCCGGCAACCCGGGGCACGTGATGCGGCTGGCATTGGCGTTGGGCGCGGCGCTGCTGCTCTCGTGCAGCGCCCACCATGTCCCACCGACTCCCGGTTCGGCTCCCGAGATGTTCACCCAAGCACGTTCCCTCTACGAGCACAAGAAATGGGACAAGGCCAAGATCGCGCTGGAGAGCGTCATCTTCAATCACCCCGGCGCTACGGTCGTGGACTCGGCGCAGTTCCTTCTGGCGATGTGTTCCTACCGGCAGAAAGACTATGTCATCGCCGCCGACGAATTCCGGCGTCTGCGGTCGCGCTATCCGACCAGTCCCCTCGTCGACGAAGCCGACATGATGCGGTGCCGTTCTCTGCTGCTGACGGCGCCGAGCAACTCGGCACTCGACCAGGATCGCACCCAGGAGGCGGTGGTACAACTGCGATTGTTCAAAGACAACCATCCGCTGTCGCCATATCTGCCCACCGTCGATTCGCTGGTGGCTCAGGCGGACGGTCGGTTGTCGAAGCGGGATTTCAAGACCGGCGTGCTCTATCACCGCCTCGGGCGGTATGAGGCGGCCCGCATCTACCTCCAGCGGCTGATCGACGAGTTCACGGATTCGCCGCTGGTGCCTGAGGCGTTGTTTTACATTGGCGAGGGGCATCGGCGGCTCGACTCGCTGGACCGGGCGCAGGAGTACTACGAGAAACTGATCTACGTGTATCCCGATCATCCGCGAACGGCCAAGGCGCGGAAGCGCGTGGCTGAGTTGGCCCGGCGCCGCGAGCAACTGCAGGCCGGCCCGTAGACGGCGTTGCGCGGGATCGCTTCTTGACTGGGTGGGGCGCGGCGATGGCGCAGCGGATCGCAATCCTCGGCGGGACGTTTGATCCGGTCCACGTCGGTCACTTGGTGCTCGCCGTGTGTGCCCGCGAGCAGTTGGCCGCCGACCGGCTCCTGTTGGTCCCGAACGTCCGTTCACCGCTCAAGTCAACGACGCCTCAGGCATCATTCGCCGACCGGTACGAAATGCTCTGCCTTGCGGTCGGCGATGACTCCGGCGTGTCCATCAGTGACATTGAGGGGCAAAGGGGTGGAATCTCATTCACCATTGACACGCTGCGGGCGCTCCGTGACGAGTACGCACACGGCGAGTTCTTCCTGTTGCTCGGGGGCGATGCGCTGCGCGACTTCTCGGCGTGGAAAGACCATCAGGAGGTCGCCGCATTGGCGCACTTGGTCGGCGTGCAGCGCGGGGTTGATCCCCTGGCCCCGGCCGCTCCCCTGAAACACGTCATCGAAATGCCGCGCATCGATGTCTCGTCTTCGTTGCTCCGGGTGAGGATCGCCGCCGGTCTGACAATCGACTTCATGACACCCGCTGCCGTGGTCCTGTACATTCGTTCGCACGGGCTGTACCGTCGTGCATAGCGATTCCACTTTGCGCCCCGCTGTTCTTGTGTCCCGCTCGGCGAAGGTGTTATAATCCACCCGGGGAAATTGGTGCATGGCCGTCCGCTCAGTCATCCTGATCCAGTTGCGCAACCCCGTCGGCAAGAACGAGCCGGTGCCGGTGCTGCGCGTCTTTGATGACGTGCAGATGCTGCGGCTGAAGCGCGCGTTCTTTGAGGATACGCTCTGCCAGGTGGCCGCGATCAATCAAGTCGACATCAAGATCGCCTTCGCCCCGTCGTCCCGGCTGGTGTGGGGGCGCGATGCGATTGCCAATCTGGTCGAGCGCTTTCCCCGGCGCCGCGCCTTCCAGTCTTTGCCCGAGCGCACCGAACTGATCGCCCAAGCGGTGGCGCCGATCGCCGAGCGGACGACCGAGAATCTGCGGCGGTGTCTGGAGAACGGCTATGCGCAGATCATTCTGTTGGCGGGATACATCCCGACGATTCGCTCGGAGTTGATCCAGTCGGCGCTGAACCATCTCAAACGCCATCCGCTGATTCTCGGCCCGACCATCGAGGGCGGCTGTTATCTGGTTGGTCTCCGGTCCGACTCTCCCGAAGCGGCCGCGTTGGTATCGATTGGGACTGACACCTCATACAAGGACTCCACGTCGGCGCTAACCGCCGCCGGCATGACGTGGCAGGAGATCGACCTGTCATATGATGTCAGCCATCAGGAAGACCTCGAGTTCATCGTGCGGGAGATCAATCACTGCCGATTCACGGGTGACGAGGAGACGGCGCGCTGCACGGAGGCGGTCCTTGCCGAGTTCATGCGCGACAAGCCCGGTGCCGGCGACGGCAAGGGGACAGGGTCGTAGCATAGTTCGTAGGTCAGGTGCCCTGTGCACCTGACAAGAGCCGCAGGAGCGCAGGGCTCCTGCGCTACCACACGAGTATTCCTCTTCAGCCACAGCGTGGAGAAGGGAACTTGACCATGCCTGTCTATTGGGAGGATCTCAACTGGGCGGAGTTTCAAAAGCGGGTTCCGGAGGAATTCGCGGTTGCCATCATCCCGGTCGGTACCATCGAGGCCCATGGCGTCGCGCCGCTGGGAACCGACAACTTCATTCCCATCGACTTGGTGACGCAGATGGCCGTCGATCTCGGTGCGCTCATCTGTCCACCCATCCACTATGGACAGGTGCGCGGCCTCGCCGGCTACCCCGGCGGGATCTCCGTCGACGAGGAGATCTTCGCCGCCTATTGCACGAGCGTCTTTCGCGGCATCGCGGGGTGGGGCTTCGACAGTCTGATCGTCATCAATGGCCATGGCGGCAACACGCAATCGTTGAAGAAGGCCGCGTGGGCGGTCCACAGCGAGACCGGGCTGAAGATGCTCGTCGTCGATTGGTGGGTGCTGGCCAATCCAGTGTGCGAAGAGGTCTACGGTCAATCAGGAGGACACGCTGGCACGGACGAGAACGGTTACGTCTTGGCCATCCGGCCCGAAACGATTCATCGCGACTGGTATTCCGAAAAGATGATCTTCCCCTTCGATCCGGCCATCACGACCTATCCCTATCCCGGCCCGATCATCATCTACAAGTCCGACGAGGGCGCCCCCGATTTCGATCCCGACAAGGCCCAGCGCTATCGCGCCGGCGCCATCGCCAAGGTCCGTGACTACTGCCGCGCCGTGTTATCTCAGTGGGAGACGATGGGATTGTAGGGGCACGGCGTGCCGTGCCCAAGGAGGCATTCCCTTATGGCAGAGCAGGGGCGTATTGCAATACACCCCTACCAATTCGGCCTGCATGTGGTCGGAATTCAGATCCGATACCCGAACGTCACAAACGCCCGCCGGGTCTTGTACTTGGCGAAATACGTGCCGGGGTCGTCGTTGCGCAGCTCATACCCGCCCTGCACATAGGCCAGATCGAGTGTCATCACCCGGTCGATGAGAAGCCCCACGCCGGCGGTCACGTACTGCCGCTGTGATTCGATGAATCGCGCATCGACCGGGAGCGGGTCGCGGAAGTACCCGGCCCGGAGGGTCACACCTCGATCGGGAATGAGGTATTCGGCGCCGATGTTTACGCCCAAGACTTCGGTGAGGTTGTCTTGGATAAAGCGCTTGGCAGCGGCCTCGTCATTCTTGAGAGCCGGATCATCGTAACTGAAATCCAATTGCGTCCAATCCGTGTATCGCAAATCACCGAGGATGTTCAATTGCCGGACTGAAGCCGCCAATCCAAGACCGAACGCCAGGGGACGTAGAATCTGGTAGTTGGAGGTCGTCTCATCGTACCATTGCCATTCCGAATCCAGAGTATCGACGACCAGCCTGGCGTTCTCCTCGACAGCGAGGTAGGTGGGCGTCTCAAGCGTCAGCGCCGCAGATACCACCGGCGAAATCGCGTATGTGAGTCCGGCGGTGGCCGACACGCCGACGTAATCCAGGTTGATCGTCTGGTCTTCCGTGATCGTATTGGCCGTGCGGTTGTCCTCGCGGTTCCACTGGTAGTCGTCCTTGCCGGTGAGGAGGTGCAAAGACATGCCGGTGGACAGCCGCGGCGATATATCGACCGCACCACCCGCCGTCCACTTCCAAATGCCGCCGGTCTCCAACTCACGGCCGCGATCGGTGGCGACGCCGCTGGTGCCCAGTTCGTCGTACAGTACGCCAAAGGCGCGATCAAATGAATTGATCCGATGCAGACCAAAGCCGAAGACGAGCGATCCGCGATAAGTCGGTACCGGTACCGTGAGCGACAAGGCGTTGATGCGCGTCTTGTTGAGATTGCGATCGTCGGTGAATGCCTGCCCACCCCACAACAGGCGCGTGTCGTTCGCCAGCCGCTGATGTGACAACCCCGCGCGGAACTCAATGCGTTTGATTTTGGCCAGATTGGCCGGGTTGTAGATCATGGCGGACCCGTCATGGGAAAACGCCAATCCCGTGTTGCCCATCGCCATGGCCCGCGCATCGCTGCCGAAGAAGTCAGACCAGAGCGTCTCCTGGCCCAATGCCTCGGTATCAAACACTTGGGCCGACGCCGTGCTGACGCAGACGAACATGAGGGCTGCGCCGAGCCCGATGCGGCGTACCCGGTCGACCAATCGCATTGTCCGTATCACCGTACCCTCAACTTTCGCACGGCCGCTCAATTCGGCGGGACACCACCGCGTCGATCGGCCTTCTTGTCTGTTGTCTTTTGCTCCGTGGTGCCGGTGCTGTCGGGCGGCGTTTGCCCGGTTATCTTCACGCGGGTCTTGGTCGGTGTCGTTCCCGGTCCCGCCCCTCCGGGTTCGGTCCCAGTCCCACCTTTGCCGGTACCAACACCACTGCCAATGGCACGATACCCTCCGCCCGTGCCGCCCGGTGCCGAGACCGCTGGGGCACGGTCAACATACGGTGGGACGATCCCGCCCCGGCGCTCGGCTTTGGTGGAGCTGGTTCCCTCGTCGCCACCGGCCTCGGCCGCATCGGGTTCGTACCATTGGTGGTCCCACCACCACGGGTAGGCGTAGTAGTACCCCCAGCGCGGGTTCTCGAAGTAGTACTCCGGGTAGAACCCATAGAAATATCCGTAGGGGTATGTGGCATAATCCGCGTGGCAGTCGAGGCAGTTCTGCCGGTAGTACTCCTGCGAGTGGACATCCGCGTCGGTTCGCTCGGGCCCCTCGTTCTCGGTGATCGGATGCTTCAGCATGGTGTAGCACCCGACCAGTCCGAACACCAGGGCGACTACAATCGGGGCGGCCCAGAGCGCGGGAGCACGCGGACCGGTTCTCATTGGTTCAGCCATCATCCACCTCAGGTTCTTCCGGCACGACCGGCTCTCCGCCGTCCACGTGCACCCCACCGAGAGCTTCTACGCCCGGCGACCCCCTCCCGTTGCCGTCATAAACGACAATTTCGGCGCCCGGAGCCACCCTCGGCACTGGCATGTACCTACTGAGATGGATCGGCTTCGGCAGGGGAGAGGTCACTGGGATCCGGCGTCCCGTCCGAGCCAACACCGTGGGTCAACAAGGGGCTTAAGCCCCTTGTTTGCCCATGATATTCGTGATCTCTGCCAGGTTGTGAAGCCGACTCCGCGAGGACAAGCGGCTTCAGCCCCTTGCGCACCGACGCGGAGAACACACCCGAATTGTCGCCTAGAACGACTCGACGTAGATCAGCCGGAGCTCACGCCCGATGGTGTTGCTCCCGCGCCGGTTGGTCAGAATGTCCTTGAGATTGAACTCCATAAGGACTCGTTCCAGTACCGTCCACCGCGCCCCGGCATTGAGATACCCCTCGCCTTTGCCCAGACTGTGATGCTTGCGATCGTCGTTCAAACCCAGATCATACTCGACGACGAATCCGATGTTGTTGTCGAAACGCAGATCACTGCCGAAGAAGAAATCGACGTCGTCGTCCTTGTCCGCACGCTCGCGTGAGTAGTTGACGCCGCCGTGGAGCGACGAGGTGAAACTGGTGCCGCGGTAGGCCTTCGACACGACCGCATAGAAGCCCTTCGACTTGATGTCGAATCGGTCCAGCGAGTCGATCCACGGCCCGAAACCGATGTCCTCGTAACCGACCGCCAGACCGGGGAGCGCCATCGTCTCGCCGATCAACTGCAACCGCGTGAGGAACTGCATGTGGGGGTTCCATTGCGGATCATGCGCGGCGATGATGTTGGTTCCCCCATAGGCGATGCCCACCATCCAGTTCTTGGTGAGACCGATCTGCAGAATCCCGAGCATGCCGCCGTCGGGGAAGGCGCGCAATTCGGTGTCGAATGAACCACGGCCGAGCATCCCCGCTGTGGGATTGTCGATCATACGGCGCGGCGCTCGTTCATTACCGATGTTCTCGTCGTTGGACAGGCCTCGGTATCGAGACGACCGTTGCGCGTCCGCCGATGTGGCAGTGACCAACACAAGCAACGAGGCCACAAGCCCCGCCCAGGACCACCGTAGATTCTTCATTTGTCCCCTCTCGGATAAAGTACACCCTGCCACTGTGGATAATCTCCCGTCCGTGGAAACCTGTCAATACAAAAACGGGTGCCACGCCACGATCTACCTCTCAGCGCATGAGGGCTCGGCCAGGGGCTGAGGAACGCTCCGAGGTGGGAAACAGGCTTGGTTGTGCTCCCGGTGGCACCGATTCTGTGCGCCGGTGGATTGGGGACTGCCGTTTCTTTAGGCCAATCTCCCGGGAGGGCCTGCCACGGCCCGGCACCGACCGGATCGCGACAATGCCAGCAGCTTGTCGTTCAATAAGTTACCCGACGGATTGGCCCGGCGCAGCTTTCGAGCTTGGATCGACAGGAATTCGGCATATATTTTTGTGGAACGTCTCTCGGAGCCAGCGGGTAATAGGGGAGAATGAAGTCCCCAACCCGCGGAGGGGAGAGGAGACATTGGATACCTCAAAAGCCATCGACCATGGGCTGATGCGTCGAGTCCAGCAGGATGACTACGACGCGTTCGAGCAACTCGTGGATCGGTACAAGTCACGACTGGTCAACATCATCTACCGGATGCTCGGCGATCAAAACGAGGCCGAGGATCTGGTCCAAGAGACCTTCCTTCGTGTCTGGACACATCGCCAGGATTATGACTTTTCGTACTGTCTGTCGACTTGGATCTATACAATCGCGCTGAACTTGGGCAAGAACGAGTTGCGGAAACGCCGTAAGTTCAAGTTTTACAGTCTCTTCGATCTTTCGGAGAAAGGTGTCGACATCCCCGACACCAAGATGGGGCCCTCAGCCCTCGGTCACCTCCTCCAAGGAGCGATCGGTCGCTTGCCGATCCGGTACAAGGAGGCCTTCCTGTTGCGCGACGTTGAGCAATTGCCGTACGAGGAAGTCGCTCAGATTTTGGGAGTCCCACTGGGGACGGTCAAGTCACGGGTCAATCGCGCCCGTGCGGTGTTGAAAGATGAACTGAAACCGAAGTTGGAGCAATCCGGTGCGTTGTCGCAAGGCACGTTGGTACCTGTCCGCACGTTGTGACGGGACGCTGTCCGAACGCCAGCGGGTGCGTTTGGACGCCCATCTTTCGGCATGTCCTGAATGCCGACGGGAGGGCTTCTACTTCTCGGAGATCGGTGCTTTGGCCGAGCGTCTGGAGAAGGTCTCGGTGCGTCCCGACTTCAATCTGCGGTTGCGGGCGGCGATCCGACGTGTCGAGACCGGTGAGTCCCGTCCCGCTTGGCGCCGGCGCTTCATCCCCGTCATTCCCCGTCCCGTTCTAGCCCTGGCAGCCGCCACGCTCGTGGTCGGCGTCGGTCTGGGTGCCTATCGGTTTCTTTCTCCGGCGCCGGGTCCGCTCGCGCAGGGAAAGGTGGACGCGGCCGGAGAGTTGTCAACGTCCTCCGCACTGCCCGCGACGCTGACCCCTGTGGAAGGTCTGACGCCGGAGATGCGTCGCCTTCAGGAGCAGTATCTGGCGGCTGGTCGGCTGCCGGAGAACTATATCGTTGAGGCGGTCGGCCTCAATGACCCAACCTCCAAGAAACTCCCGACCCGCTATGTTCTGCCTACAGTGTCTACCGAGCAGGTCTCGCGCAAAGACAGTTTCTAACCGAATTCCCTGTAGGGCTTGAGAAGGGCCGCGGTTGCGGCCTTTTCTTTCGCAGAACGGCGAGGTTGTGCCATCCGGCGCACCCAATCGCCCTAAGATCGTGGCGCCCAATCCGGTCTTGGGTGTAAAATACCATGGAACCCTGGTGCAAAGCAGGGCGAAGAGGTCGAGGGGAGCAACGGAGACTGACTGAATGGACCATGGCGATCGGTGTAGGCACATCCCAAAGCTGACAACACGATACCTATGTCTGGCGCTTGCCGCGTCGTTGGGCGGCATCGCAGTCCATGGCATGTCGCAGGCCCGGGTGCCGGGAGGTCCGCCCGGTTCCTTGCTGCAGGCGCTCGAGCATGAACTACGAACCGTGGTCGATGCTGTTTCTCCTTCCGTGGTCACGATTCGCTCCGCCTGCCGCATGGACTCGGGCCGCACCCCGAAGGCGGGGTCATCGTCGCTTTCCGTGGGTTCCGGTGTCATTATGGATACGCTCGGCCGAATCCTCACCACGTCACGCGTCATCGAGGATGCCGATGATTTTTGGGTCGAATCGGCCGATGGACGGCTCTTTCAAGCGACGCTGCTCGGCACTCATGGCGACGTCGCCGTTCTGCAGATTACCGCCACCAACCTCGTGCCGGCCCGGTTCGGAGACGGCGCGAACCTTGGCGTGGGATCGTTCGTCGCGGCCATCGGGAATTCCTACGGATACTCCGGCGGGTTGTCGTGGGGGGAGGTCAATGGGTTCCGGCCCGATGGGACAATCCAGATGTCGCTGGGTGTTTCCGCCGGGAGTTCCGGCGGCGCGTTGGTGAACAGCCGCGGCGAAGTCATCGGTCTTGTCAAGGCCAAGATCTCCGAGCCGTTCTATGTCGATCCACTCCTTCTGCCCGCCGGTGAGGGACGTGGGTCTGTCACCGTTCCCGGCCGGCGACTGGAATTGCCGACCTCCTCCGTCTCGCTGGCCATTCCGATCACGGTGGCACTGCGGGCGGCCGGGCGTGTCACCGATGTCGGTTTTGAAGCGCCCGCCTACATCGGCGTGTATGTTGAAGATCTGACCGGCTGGTATGCCGCCCACTTCAAGACCGAGAACGGTGTCTTGGTCACCGGGGTCGTGGAACACACACCGGCGGCACGCTTCGGGATCAAACAGGGGGATGTGATTGTCACAGTTGATCGCCAGGTTGTCCCGTCCGTCCGACGCTTCCGTCAGATCATCTCTCAGTCCCGTCCCGGGCAACGGCTGATGATCGACCTGCTCCGAGGTGGCAAACCGCTTAAGGTCGCGCTGGAAGCGGGCCGGGCGGATCTGCCCGAGCTGCAGGTCAGCACCGCGCCCTCGTCTTCTGCGTTAGGTCCATCCGGTGGTTCTCCCTTCTGGCTCCCTTCCGCGATTGTCCAAGATCGGCTGGCACGACCCGACAGGCCCGGTCTGGGTGCGGCACCGAAGGGGGATCAAGAACCGACAGACTGGGCGCAGCGCCTGCGCCGCCTGGAACAGATCGTGGACTCGCTGCAACAGGAATTGTCGGCTCTCAGACATACAGGCCAACACTGACGCACGCCGTGCCGATCTCGCTCGGCTGACATGACGGTACTCGCGATGGCCTTGCCCCGGCCCTCCGAGCATCGTATCGTGAGTCCGACTCGGTGGGGCGGCCTGTGAGTTCGACGCGGCGCGGCCTGGCAGTATGCGGAAACGCTTCAAAATCCCCCTTTGGACCTTGAGCTTTGTGCTGGTCGTCGGGGTCGGCACATACATCTGGCTGACCCAGTCCCCGTGGTTGAAGAATCGTCTGGTGGACAGGATCAACCGGACACTCCAACCGATCACGGACGTTCGCGTCGGCATCGGTTCTCTATCCGGAAACGTCCTCTCTTGCGTCGGCGCCAGCGGCATCGTCATCACAGCCCCGGGGCGCGGGGGCACTCTTGACACTCTGGTCACCGTCGGGCAGCTGGTGCTCGCCTATGACGTACGGACTCTCCTGTCCGAGGGACACGTCATCGATAGCATCCGGCTTTCGCAGGTTCGGCTCTTCCTGCCACGAGATTCGCTGGCGGCGCGGTGGCGGTCGCTACACCGGACTTCCGCATCAGAAGGAGGAATCAGAGGCGCTTTCGATCTGTCCTTGCGCTCCATTATCATCGAAGATGCCGCGCTCTGGCGGGTCGGGGACACGGTGCCGATCGTGGACGCGGTACGCATGGACGCGTTGCTCGCCGCCCAAAAGGGAGATGTCCACCTGCGACTCTGGGACATGTCAGCCCACTCCCATGCACTTGGGTCGGTCTCCGCGGCTGGACGCTGCGATATCACCAGCGCCGGGTGGGTCTGCGATTCACTCGTCCTGCGAGCCGGGCAGTCGGACCTCTTGTTGTCGGGGACCGCGGACCGGTGGCGTGTGCAGGGGCGGCCGCTGGTGTTGGATGATGTCGAGGCCATCGTCCATCTCGGTATACGGGGACGTCTGAATGTAGACGGGAAGATCCGAGCCGACTGGGAAGGGAAGCGGTGGACCGGTGACGTCATCACGACGGGCACGCTCGAGGGGTTTGTGCTGCAGGACGTTGCTGTCAG
Coding sequences within:
- a CDS encoding sigma-70 family RNA polymerase sigma factor; this translates as MDTSKAIDHGLMRRVQQDDYDAFEQLVDRYKSRLVNIIYRMLGDQNEAEDLVQETFLRVWTHRQDYDFSYCLSTWIYTIALNLGKNELRKRRKFKFYSLFDLSEKGVDIPDTKMGPSALGHLLQGAIGRLPIRYKEAFLLRDVEQLPYEEVAQILGVPLGTVKSRVNRARAVLKDELKPKLEQSGALSQGTLVPVRTL
- a CDS encoding zf-HC2 domain-containing protein, producing the protein MRCRKARWYLSARCDGTLSERQRVRLDAHLSACPECRREGFYFSEIGALAERLEKVSVRPDFNLRLRAAIRRVETGESRPAWRRRFIPVIPRPVLALAAATLVVGVGLGAYRFLSPAPGPLAQGKVDAAGELSTSSALPATLTPVEGLTPEMRRLQEQYLAAGRLPENYIVEAVGLNDPTSKKLPTRYVLPTVSTEQVSRKDSF
- a CDS encoding creatininase family protein, with product MPVYWEDLNWAEFQKRVPEEFAVAIIPVGTIEAHGVAPLGTDNFIPIDLVTQMAVDLGALICPPIHYGQVRGLAGYPGGISVDEEIFAAYCTSVFRGIAGWGFDSLIVINGHGGNTQSLKKAAWAVHSETGLKMLVVDWWVLANPVCEEVYGQSGGHAGTDENGYVLAIRPETIHRDWYSEKMIFPFDPAITTYPYPGPIIIYKSDEGAPDFDPDKAQRYRAGAIAKVRDYCRAVLSQWETMGL
- a CDS encoding trypsin-like peptidase domain-containing protein is translated as MDHGDRCRHIPKLTTRYLCLALAASLGGIAVHGMSQARVPGGPPGSLLQALEHELRTVVDAVSPSVVTIRSACRMDSGRTPKAGSSSLSVGSGVIMDTLGRILTTSRVIEDADDFWVESADGRLFQATLLGTHGDVAVLQITATNLVPARFGDGANLGVGSFVAAIGNSYGYSGGLSWGEVNGFRPDGTIQMSLGVSAGSSGGALVNSRGEVIGLVKAKISEPFYVDPLLLPAGEGRGSVTVPGRRLELPTSSVSLAIPITVALRAAGRVTDVGFEAPAYIGVYVEDLTGWYAAHFKTENGVLVTGVVEHTPAARFGIKQGDVIVTVDRQVVPSVRRFRQIISQSRPGQRLMIDLLRGGKPLKVALEAGRADLPELQVSTAPSSSALGPSGGSPFWLPSAIVQDRLARPDRPGLGAAPKGDQEPTDWAQRLRRLEQIVDSLQQELSALRHTGQH
- the nadD gene encoding nicotinate-nucleotide adenylyltransferase, with protein sequence MTGWGAAMAQRIAILGGTFDPVHVGHLVLAVCAREQLAADRLLLVPNVRSPLKSTTPQASFADRYEMLCLAVGDDSGVSISDIEGQRGGISFTIDTLRALRDEYAHGEFFLLLGGDALRDFSAWKDHQEVAALAHLVGVQRGVDPLAPAAPLKHVIEMPRIDVSSSLLRVRIAAGLTIDFMTPAAVVLYIRSHGLYRRA
- the bamD gene encoding outer membrane protein assembly factor BamD, whose protein sequence is MSTWRRTAAGNPGHVMRLALALGAALLLSCSAHHVPPTPGSAPEMFTQARSLYEHKKWDKAKIALESVIFNHPGATVVDSAQFLLAMCSYRQKDYVIAADEFRRLRSRYPTSPLVDEADMMRCRSLLLTAPSNSALDQDRTQEAVVQLRLFKDNHPLSPYLPTVDSLVAQADGRLSKRDFKTGVLYHRLGRYEAARIYLQRLIDEFTDSPLVPEALFYIGEGHRRLDSLDRAQEYYEKLIYVYPDHPRTAKARKRVAELARRREQLQAGP
- a CDS encoding DUF2064 domain-containing protein; protein product: MAVRSVILIQLRNPVGKNEPVPVLRVFDDVQMLRLKRAFFEDTLCQVAAINQVDIKIAFAPSSRLVWGRDAIANLVERFPRRRAFQSLPERTELIAQAVAPIAERTTENLRRCLENGYAQIILLAGYIPTIRSELIQSALNHLKRHPLILGPTIEGGCYLVGLRSDSPEAAALVSIGTDTSYKDSTSALTAAGMTWQEIDLSYDVSHQEDLEFIVREINHCRFTGDEETARCTEAVLAEFMRDKPGAGDGKGTGS
- a CDS encoding transglycosylase SLT domain-containing protein, which codes for MRRRLLIVRRRGMSIGWPMAAALVAAWVLPLVGFVHLARQNVALTETLRQQRAEFERQNDEITRLRERLRILEAIEDLQTRLSPDEAAHLARHVYDYSRRHRIDPLLLLAMIDVESSFRTRSMSVMGARGLLQLLPSTGRAVAARLGQDWPGDDGLFEPEFNLRLAATYLSDLIDDFGSVEKALVAYNHGEGAVRLRLSTGEPLPTGYVQRVLATYHWLQFRHASLPLCRNANTQDP